The segment GCTGCAATGTGGATCCAAAAGGCTCTTTCTGGTCTGGCTGGGGGCTTCCCCTACACATCTTCTGTCGGAACGCTGACGTGTCTCTGTATAGACACTTGCGAAAGTTGGGCTTGCACAGCAGGTAAACCATAGGATTGTAGATAGTGGAAGACTTGGCCATGATAGCTGCCAGGGCAAATGCAGCGGGGGGAACTTGAGTGGCATCACCAAAGGCAGCCCACATTGCTACGACAGCATATGGGGTCCAGGCACCCAGGAAACCTATACACACTGCTACTGACAGCTGAAAGGAAGGAGTATGTTATagttcacacacaccacacacagacacatccatACAatgatgcagacacacatcaacaaacaaacatacatctAAAAAGGCTTTTGAAGTGCCATAGCAATGTCAAAGTAATAATGTATCCCAGACATAAGCAGGGTAGATACAAGTATTTATAGTACCATTCCCTCGTGCaaacgtatacacacacacagacactcacaaagATGGGGCCTATCTGTCCATACAGAACTGCTACATATGCATGAGAAGGTTATATAAAGACAAAGGAATTAATCAACAAAATGCTTTACAACCTTTAGATAACTTTAAATGCAAGACCTTGAGTCAGTGATGCTAGAACGATAGAGACACAGTCATATCCTCTGACCTTGACAATGAGAGCGTGCGCATTGGAGGTCTTGGTCTGGGGTGACACATGCTGCTGGACGGCCTGATGCGACCCCCGCACCGTCAGCAGAATGAAGGTGtaggagaggaagatgatggtGCAGGGCAGTGCATAGCAAAACACGAAGAGGCAGATAATGTAAGACAAAGCTGAAAGCTCGTGGTTGGGTGCATGCCAGTCAATGCAGCAGGCGGTGCCATAGGGTTCAGCGCTGTAATGCCCCCACTGTGCCAAGGGGCCCATGGCAAACACAGAGGCATAACACCACACTCCAGCCACCAGGAGGCAGGCATGAGACGAGGAGAACCTGTTACCTGATCAGACAGGAGATAGGACAAGATGGCTTTAGAGGATATCGGTCATTTTTATGGCCAGGGTTCAGCTTTGTGATGAAATACGTCTCTTGGCAACAGCAGCCTCATCTCTTCAATAATTTAACCTCTCACCGTGGTTTGGGAAGCAGACTTTAAGGCAGCAAACTAGGGACAGAGCTGTCAGGTTGGCCAAGCTGCATAAGCCAAACAGTACTCCACATGCAGCGTAGACCTGGCAGGTAATTTCTCCAAACAACCACCTgaacagagaaagggagaaaaaatgaggaagaaaCAGTCACTGAGTGAAATCTTGAAGTCAAAACAACTCACTGTCGTTTCttcacatttaaattaaaagataGGAGGGACATGCAAAATACCTGTGTGAGAAAGAAGAGGGTATGGCTAGTGGGAATAAAGAAACTGTCATCCCAAGGTCACTGATGGATAGATTGATGATGAAAAACTCTGCTGGCTTCAAGGATGACCACTTTTGATATGCAACAAGTAGCAGAATGCAATTACCCAGGAGAGACAATAAACCTGGAAAAGAGCAGGGATGTGGATTGTGGATTTGTGAGGATTTGTATCTGAGAAGGATCAAGACAGCAAAGACTGAGTCAGTGTGTGGACTTACAGAAAATACTGTAGAGTGAACCCATGAGGAGATCATACTCCTTGGAGATGGTGGAGACAAACACAGGAGATGTGTCTGAGGCATTTCCCATCTAGACAGCAAAGGAGAGGCTGAACAGTGAAATGGTGTTAGTGGGAGCAAGTTATTTCAGaattatttaattgtttgaaTGAGTTTAGTCAAGCCTGAACTGCATAGATGTTCTTGTagattatgtaaaaatacacaaaggGAAACAGATGCATTGCATAGTTGAGAGTCTGGTAATGCAAAAGACTACATTGTAATGATTACTACAAATGACTAGGGTCtgactatttaaaataaatggaaatatttGCGGATGAACTTTTGCATTTGAAGATTTAACATGTTgaaaagtgcattttgcaatCCATGTCAAAATACCGAAAAAAGTAAATCACATCAGTAAAAGAAATAATTATACAAAACACATCTTCAGTAATCCACCCATTCATTTTGTATCCACATTTCTAATTTGCTGTATGAAAAGCTTGTACCCTTgtataaaaaaacacaagctgtgCTTTCTTTAAGAGTTTGTGTAGGCCTACACAATAGAGAATATAAAAGTCATATAAAAGCAACTAGAAAGGCGGTAAAAATGGTTATAAAAAAATCATGTACTAAAGATTAAGTCAAAGCCTGTGGAGtagaaacaaaatacaaaagcaggactgacagagagaaagagatagagagactgTGGCTTTTAGGATTTTAGAGGAGATGTAATTATACTCCTAAACAAATATTCAGAGTGCGTTCATGTTGCAGAAGCTGAGAGTGGCACAATGAAGatttagagacagagagagaggagcagtacatttacaataaaaatagcataattttttttttcccatctcaaAACATGAccagcatgtgcacacatgttgACCCACACTtgtaaacaaaaagacagagacacagtaGACATAATGAGCTGAGATTACAACATCTGTTCATTAACACTCCACATTTTGCCATGATGGAGGACTGACAGCTGCAAGCTTTCAACTCTTTACAAGAAACACTTCGGTGATAATAAATGAACCAAATTAAATTGTTAGCAGAATCTTAATGGTGTCCGATTCGCATCAGTTGACGCGTAACAGAGACACTCGCGCGCCTCGTTAGGAGCCAGGCCTATAATCTGGACTCATAAAATCATTTTGGTCACCCATTTGCAAACAAGGAGGTGTTTACTTTTCAGTGCATGGCTTTGCTTGATGTAgaggaatgaaaaatgaaatggaaagtgCTGTGCAGGGAAAGCAGGGAACCTGGAGCAATAGCAGAACTGTTATCAAAAATAGTCAGAATTGATGCCGAGGCAACCTTGACACTCAGTGGCGTAAGCAATTGTTGAGGGTAAATAAAAagctttattattatgtgtgtctACACTCCAGTCAATGACGAAGCAAATATATTTCAAATGTCCAGTTTGTCCAGGCAGAGGAGACCCAGTGGGGTGTGAAACATTGTGATGAAGAAGTATTTGGGTCAGCTGAATCACTGGACAAGGCGTTCACGAGCATCTTGCAGCCCATAAGTTGATCTGAGCATGGTTTTCGTGCCACTCGTTGCAGGAACAACACTGCCATCGTCAACACAACACAGGATCCAGATAGTGAGGAGGCTGATCACGCCCTATCGCATGAATTCACTGTTTGAACACAGTGACTTACTCCATCTGTCAGTCTTGATGCcatcacaaattaaaaactCCATTTGTTTACAAAGTGAGATTACACTGTGACTCCAAGACCGAGCACAAAGATGGCAGCAAGTCACAAGAACCGTATAAAAAGCACTTTGACAGGTTTATGGTTACGCATTTTCCAGGTGATGATTCTAACCATCAAATAAAATTTACTGGCCATTGGTGCTTTCTGAATCTGAGCACTCAGAGTGGTTCATTTTAACATCTACACGTTTTAAAGTGCATCACATAACTGAAGTTTTATTAGACAGACAGAATACGTGTCATTACTATCAAGCGCTTCTTCCAGTAGCTCTGCCCTTGTATTCATTCACTGCATCTGAATGTTTACGTAGTCAGAAGACCTTCAGCCATGTGAGTctgagagagcgaggcagagggagggagaaagagggagaaagagctTACCAGCTGAACTGTGACTTTGGTCAGCTGTGACAGATTGAGTGTTTCGAGACTGGCTGAGCCGTGACACAACTCTTATCATGTCTCTGAGCCTGGTTGAACGGCTCTTCTGTTCATCTGTGATTAATTGGATGCCTTTGAGGGACAGGGACAGACATCGACCTTTGGATGTACTATATGGGTAGTAAAGCCCATATACTGCCTGCCTGCTGACTTGCTAATACATAATTTACCCCATTGTTCCATGTCTGCACACACTGGCACCATGTTCTGTCCTGCCTTACCACATTTTTCCCTGGTCCTCAATCCCTGTGCAATGTCAGTGGAGACATTTTGCCTCATAGATAGGCATAGGCACAGATCTGAATTTATCTAGCTACAGATTACTGGTGTTTTCTGGTGTTGTTGCGAGTGTGCAAGTGTACCATCTTTCTACTGACACTAGGGCTGTCCCTCTTCACCATTAAGTAGTCGGGGGAGATAACAGGTCAGCTGAAAACTGTCGGGTTGTGTTGGGACGTCTGATAGCAATGGCAAATCACTGCATGAATGAGTTCGACAGCACTGACAATTATTATGTCAAGAATAATCACATAGTTCTCTGAAATTTGCAGCCAGGGCCAGAGCGAACCTTTGACTTATGTTTTTAATTAGATCCTTGAATCAAATAAAACTTCCCGATGTTTACACACTGGATGCATAAATCTTCTACCGGTTCAGCAGCCAAAGTGACTGAGATTGTTGAGGCCTTAGAAATATTAACCGacacattcttaaaaataataataataattttagctacaatttatattcatattcatagtttGATAGGGCTGcacaaaatggtaaaaaaaaaaaaaaaaagttttatattgtgattattatgaCAGATATTATGAGTGTGATAATACTTGTGTGATAATAGTAATTTTAGTAGGCAtctttgtagctctgtagctgTCACTTTTAACCTTTATCagaaaaactgctgctgctgtgatttggatatGGAACTTATCCGTGTGATTATGATTAATTATGCAGCCCTACTTTTTATATTATTCTCAACATGTCTGGACACTGTATCATGAAGCATTGGTTTATTCTGGCTTTAAAATCTCACTGTGTATCTTGCATACTTGAGTTGATTGGCCTGTCCAGTCCCATTCATAGACGTTTTTACTGTTCTCACTCCTGGTCTGCTTCTTTATTAATAGTGCTCTTATCTCTAAAAAATGTGGTATTAACTACTATCTATTGTCATGGAAATTGCTATTGGGCTTCTGCCTTGTGAATACTTGCATAGCCATTCTATATATTGCTTGTCTGCAACGTTCACGTGAtgtcagcatctggactttatgggaaaaaaaagcaagttgCTAAACACATGACCACCCCTCATATCATCCTCTGCATACTAGAAACACCACCAGGATACATGTATGTCCTGTATGTCCTCTGCATATATTCTGTATACTCTGCATGTGATATGGATTTATCTCTAGTGtgagattcagattcagagatTTGTCTTTTAGTATTTAATTAGTCCAAGTCAGATAGAATTGTACttttgtgtgttaatgtgcacATTATAAAGGCACATATTTTAGATGTATGTTGTTGCCTTGTGCAACTTGAACATGTGTGTCATATGTGACACGTGTCACATCCCCTGAGGGCATAGTGAGACCTTTGTGGGAGCGAAGTGAACTGTATTCGCCCTCACTGTGTTCAGCTGCCTCATCGTCTGAGATTGACTGACAGAGAGCAAGTGACAAGTGAATGCCATCAGAGTACCATGTTTACAGCGTGGTTTACTGATTACAATTGCAACCAGTCTGCTTTGCTGTCTGGGGTGATGAAGATGggggaggttagggttagggttagaataaccctaaccctaataattTGATGCAGTGTTTATTACAAGCAGGGTCAGACAGTTCACAGGTAGTAAGATGCTGGGCAAGTGCGCAGCTAATGCAGCCAATTTACACTTCCACATAGAGTGTAAATGATTGGCTGGAAGGTGATAAGTATTATGAATGTAAACTTGAGAGGAAACTTTGGTCTTGCTTGTCAGCCAGGCATTCAAAGACCTTTTGTGTGCAGTGACAATGAAGACTTGGCAGATgataaaatgctttaaaaagcCAGACacctaaaatgtatttatgatgtCCTGTCATGcagtatatacactatatggacaaaagtattgggatgcacctcttaatcactgaattcaggtgtttcattcagtcccattcccacaggtgtataaaatcaagcatcTAGCCATGCaatctgcctttacaaacatttgtgaaagaatggctcgttctaaacagctcactgaattcaagtgtgatgctgtaatagtaatgtaataggatgacactgttgcaacaagtcagtttgtgaaatttcttcccccTTAGATATTCCACGATAAACTGTAAGTGGTAGAGTTTAGGAGAGTTTAGGAACCACAGTAACTCGTCCACCAGctggcagaccacgtaaagttagaGAGCTCAGTCACTGAGTGCTGAGgttcatagtgcgtaaaagtggccaatgctctgctgactcaataactgcagagctccaaacctcctctggcattaacatcagcacaaacacTGCGTGCctggagcttcatggcatgggtttccatggctgagcagccgcatgcaagccttatATCACCAAGCACAGTGCCAAGCATTggatggagtggtgtaaagcatgccgccagtggactctggagcggtggaaacgtgttctgtgaagcgaccaatcacgcttctctatctggcagtctgatggatgagtctgggtttggtgaatgccaggagaatgTTACCTGCCTGATTGCATTGTGCCggctgtaaagtttggtggaggagggataatgctatcagtttgtttttctgggcCTGGCCAAGGCCCCTTAGttcagtgaagggaaatcttaatgcctcagcaattctctgcttccaactttatGGGCACAGTTTGGGAAATGCCCtcttctgttccagcatgactgtgccacactgcacaaagcaagcaccataaaggcatggttgggtgagtttggtgtggaagaacttgactggcccgcacagagccccgacctcaaccccatccaacacctttgggatcaactagaacggagactgtgagccaggccctctggtccaacatcagtgtctgacctcacaaatgcttcTCTGGATGAacggacaaaaattcctacagaCACAAGCCAAAATGTTGTAGAAAGctttcccagaagagtggaagctgctCTAGCTGCAAAGGTGGGGGCAACTCCATATTaatcctgtaggtgtaatgtgtaggtggccaaatacttttgtccatacagtgtatATGAATATGAGTCAGTTCATTCTTTCTCTCACCTGTTTGACAAGTGGAGTGTAGGTGTAGGTGGCACTGATGTGTTCTGCCCAAATGAATCATTGTCTTAATTCTGTAATGTTCAAGACTGAATTGTTTAGGCCTGCCAAAACACcatactttgtgtttttcttacacTTTATCTTTTCAAGTCTGAATGCTGGCTGTGAGAACAATCTGTTTCGAGTTTTATGGTCAATATCCATATTGCAAAGGAATTCAAAGAGAATTCATTTACAAAATGGACTTCAGAAATAAGTAAGTTTTGAATGGGGGTGTATGTAGTTCAAGAAATGGAAAATTGTTTATCAAATAAGTTAAGAGGCAGTTTTATCACAAATTCTCCAGTGCAACCAAACACTAGGTCTCTGACATGCCTTAGAGCTTCTTTAAAGAATATTGAGTAAAAGTATGTACATAATTTGATGCAATGTTTTATTCTGTTAAATGCTGAACTGTCAATATACTAAACACAGAATTTACCTTCTGTAATACGCATGGATGTTCATACATCACATATGTTAATAGGGACTGTAAGTGTGTAAGTGTTGGTTCTTGATGTGTCTTTGAGCTTAGCTCCTTCACATCAGTGGGAAAGACACTATAAAGATTACAAAAAAGACTGTATCAGTTACTTCAGTAATTCATGTCATCAACACTCTACCACAAATTCccctctctcatctcatctctcaccTTAAAGAGAGATCTTTTTTATGTTATTGGCACTTGGACACACTGCTCTTCAGCTGAAGGTCATTCACTCTTTCAGTTGAAAGCATACTGCATccaacaaaagcaaaacctCTTCTCACACTATAGTCAGTCGGTGCCAACATGCAGATTTTCTGTTCATCCTCTGTGAGGCTTGAGTTAAAgtccacacattcacatatacctccatacacacacacagagtgcatgcaagcacacagaACAACATGTGGCAAGCAGCCTAAGATCACAGTCTGATTTGAAAGTGGTCAATATAACAACAGCTAAAACTTTGATTACAAAATAAAGAACAGACATTTCACTTGTGCCCATTACAGCGAGTTATATTCAGTGATTTTATCAATAATCCCAGCAGAGATCCACAAGTTGCCTGTCACGTCTATGCCTTGATCTGCTCGGCAGCACAACCTCAGCACAATCCTTGAGACAGAATTTGAACCTTGACAGAATGTCCTTTAGTAAACACCATTCTAACACAATCAGCTGTTATCATTTCAGAGGGAGAATTGTTTCCAACAAGTGCAATTTCATACAGAGTAGAGGTAACAGTGCCAGACCACATTTGCTCAGCAGTAAAAATGAGGTAGAGAGACACATTTTGAGATAGAATATAGaggcaaaataaatatttttttcagcgaTGCAGTCTTTCACTTTATCATCGTCTACTGCTGGATTATACCAGCAGCAGTCAGAAATAGAAACGTGGAAGATCACCAGTAGTGATCCTTTGTCTTGTTATTGTCTAATCTCTCAGAACTGCACTGGCAGCAGACTAGACACCCGCAGGGAGACTGTCCACCACTGCACTGCTTACCTTCCAGGGAGGAATGGTGTGTCCTCAGGTAAACTCATGGAGGCCAGGTGGAGAGCGGGACACAGAGGAGACGAGGCGGGCAGCCACGGAGacaaaaggagacagagacacagacagacagagagagagggagagagagagagagaaagagagagagagaggtggtggtggtggtggtggggtacCAGACCTGATCCACAGGCAGGCTCACCTCACACTGAAGACTCTGGATATGgtatcttcctcctcctccggctCTTCAGTAACACACATCCAGCCAGGTGgacgcacactcactcactctctcataCAGCAGCAGTCACAGTGTACGCACACATCATCGTTGTGGAGATGCATTGAGTCCCAGTGGTGTAGAGTGAACAGCCCAGctagagtgagaaagagagagacagagagagagggagagacagagagagaaggacagaaagagagagagagacagagagagggagatcaGCATAATACTGGCAAGCTCTGAGTGTCACTGATGACTCAAAGTACCGCCCCTCATCCCATATCCCCCCACACCCATTTCACTATCCATCCTAACTCTTTACTTTCCATCTCTATTTCTCCCCTACTTTTTACCCATCACTGTTGACGCTGCCAGCATATCATGTTATGTTTGTTGCGGATGGATTCTTCATAtagaaacacataaacaaaggcTGCAAGCTTTGGGGGTTTACTAAATCCACACCCTATATGTATAAACACTGGCTCCTCTAAACGTACTCTGTATCAATGTGtcaatgtttgtgtgcatgcatgcatatgcgcGTGAGAACATGTGTATAAATCGCCCACAAACTGTTTATAAATGATGCCAGTCAAAGACTGTGAAAGGGAAAACTGGCTGTCAATCATAAATCCATGGATGATACAATGAAAGAATTCACAGGCTGAGACAATCAACAAAGTAAGGGCCACTTTGATCCAATTTCAAATTGGATACTTCAAAGGAGT is part of the Myripristis murdjan chromosome 7, fMyrMur1.1, whole genome shotgun sequence genome and harbors:
- the opn7d gene encoding opsin 7, group member d is translated as MGNASDTSPVFVSTISKEYDLLMGSLYSIFCLLSLLGNCILLLVAYQKWSSLKPAEFFIINLSISDLGMTVSLFPLAIPSSFSHRWLFGEITCQVYAACGVLFGLCSLANLTALSLVCCLKVCFPNHGNRFSSSHACLLVAGVWCYASVFAMGPLAQWGHYSAEPYGTACCIDWHAPNHELSALSYIICLFVFCYALPCTIIFLSYTFILLTVRGSHQAVQQHVSPQTKTSNAHALIVKLSVAVCIGFLGAWTPYAVVAMWAAFGDATQVPPAAFALAAIMAKSSTIYNPMVYLLCKPNFRKCLYRDTSAFRQKMCRGSPQPDQKEPFGSTLQRNKKDASVSTRFSNGHQESQGACLHCTEDGSLCHVSTPQRTACILTGSTYNEVTVSQLPAKLQADLL